The following is a genomic window from Mycobacterium parmense.
ATCCCGACCCGTAGCTGGTTGCGGCCGAGCTTGCGGTACGGCTCGGTGTCGACGATGCCGTTGGCCCGCAGGACCTTGGCGACGGCCGCCGCGTCGACATCATCGACGAAGTCGATCGTGCCCACCACCTGGGACCGCAACGCGGCGTCCGCGACGAACGGGTTGGTGTACGGACGGTCTTGCGCCCAGGAGTACAGCCGCTGCGACGAATCCGCGGTCCGCTTGACGGCCCAGTCCAGCCCGCCGTTGCCCAGCATCCAGTCCAGCTGCTCTGCCATCAACACCAGGGTGGCGACCGCCGGGGTGTTGTAGGTCTGGTCCTTGAGGCTGTTCTCCACCGCGATCGGTAGCGACAAGAAGTCCGGCACCCAGCGACCGGACGCCGCGATGGCGTCGACGCGGGCGAGCGCGGCCGGGCTCATGACGGCCAGCCAGATGCCGCCGTCGCTGGCGAAGTTCTTCTGGGGCGAGAAGTAATAGGCGTCGGTTTCGGTGATGTCGACCGGCAGGCCCCCGGCGCCCGACGTCGCGTCGATGACGAGGAGCGCGTCCCCCGAGTCGTCGGGGCGCCGGACGGGCACCGCGACCCCCGTCGACGTCTCGTTGTGGGCCCACGCGATCACGTCGACCGACGGGTCGGCCTGCGGCTCGGGCGCGCCGCCCGCATCCGCCTTGATGACGATGGGATCGCCGACGAACGGGTTCTTGGCGACCGCGGAGGCGAACTTCGAGCTGAACTCGCCGTAGGCCAGATGTAGCGACCGCTTGTCGATCAACCCGAAGGCGGCGGCATCCCAGAACGCCGTCGCTCCGCCGTTGCCGAGGATGACCTGGTAACCGTCGGGAACCGAGAACAGCTCGGTGAGCCCCGACCGGACGCGGCCCACCAGGTTCTTGATGGGCGCCTGCCGGTGCGAGGTGCCGAACAACGGGGCCGCGGTGGTGGTCAGCGCCGTCAGCTGCTCGGGTCGGACCTTCGACGGGCCGCACCCGAAGCGGCCGTCGCGGGGTTTGATGTCAGCGGGAATCTCGAGCTGGTCAGCCATGCTGTCAGCCTAGATAGCCGACCTGACACCCCGCTGTGGCGGGGCTGGGCACCGGCGTCGATCCGGCGCCCGGCACGGGCCGACGTGTTTCGCCGACTGTGAGACAGGGCACAGGAAAGTCGTGACCACCGGTCAGGCCACAGGGGCTGGAAGGGTCTAGAGAATATGCGGTACCTGCGGTACTGTCTAGACACAGCACGTCCAAATGTAAACCTCGTTGGGGAGGCTCGGGAATGGACAGGACGCGATTGGTCCGGCGGTGGCGCCGCAACATGGAAGTCCGCGACGACGCCGAGTACGTGGAAATGCTGGCGACATTGTCCGAAGGCTCTGTTCGGCGAAACTTCAACCCCTACACAGACATTGACTGGGACTCGCCCGAATTCGCCGTCACCGACAACGATCCGCGCTGGATTCTGCCGGCGACGGACCCGCTCGGTCGTCACCCCTGGTACCAAGCGCAGTCGCACGAGCGCCAGGTCAAGATCGGTATGTGGCGCCAGGCGAACGTCGCCAAGGTCGGCCTGCACTTCGAATCCATCCTGATCCGCGGCCTGATGAACTACACGTTCTGGGTGCCGAACGGGTCTCCGGAATACCGGTACTGCCTGCACGAATCGGTCGAAGAGTGCAACCACACCATGATGTTCCAGGAGATGGTGAACCGCGTGGGGGCAGACGTCCCGGGCATGCCTCGCATGCTGCGCTGGCTTTCGCCGCTCGTGCCGCTGGTGGCCGGTCCGCTGCCGGTCGCGTTCTTCATCGGCGTGCTCGCGGGCGAGGAGCCCATCGACCACACGCAGAAGAACGTGTTGCGCGAAGGCAAGTCGTTGCACCCGATCATGGAGCGGGTCATGGCGATCCACGTTGCCGAAGAGGCGCGCCACATCTCTTTTGCGCACGAGTTCTTGCGCCGGCGGCTGCCGCAGCTGACCAAGCGTCAGCGGTTCTGGACGGCGTTGTACCTGCCGCTGGTCATGCGGGCTCTGTGCCAGGCGATCGTCGTGCCGCCCAAGGGGTTCTGGCAGGAGTTCGACATTCCCCGTGAGGTCAAGAAGGAACTCTTCTTCCGGTCGCCGGAATCGCGGAAGTGGTTGAGCGACATGTTCGCCGACGTGCGGATGCTGTCTCACGACACCGGGCTGATGGAATCGCGTTCGGCGCGGCTCATGTGGCGGCTCTGCAAGATCGACGGCAAGCCGTCGCGCTACCGCAGCGAGCCGCAACGCCAGCACCTGGCTTCCGTGCCGGCCGCCTAGCACCTGCGGGCTGGAAGTCAATGCCGCACGTCATCACCCAGTCGTGCTGTAACGACGGGTCCTGCGTTTTCGCCTGCCCGGTGAACTGCATTCACCCGACACCGGACGAGCCCGGCTTCGCCACGTCGGAGATGCTGCACATCGACCCGGTCGCCTGCGTCGACTGCGGTGCCTGCGTGAGCGCCTGCCCGGTCGGGGCGATCGCTCCCGACACCCGGCTGGAGCCTCGGCAGCTGCCGTTCGTCGAGATCAACGCGTCGTTCTACCCGGAGCGGCCGGCGGACGTGAAGCTGCCGCCCACATCGAAGCTGGCGCCCGTGATTCCGGCTGCCGAGGTCAGCGTCCGGCATCGGCCGCTGACAGTGGCCATCGTGGGCTCGGGCCCAGCGGCCATGTACGCCGCCGACGAGCTGCTCACCCAGCACCACGTGCGGGTCAACGTCTTCGAGAAGCTGCCGACGCCCTACGGGCTGGTGCGGGCAGGGGTGGCGCCCGACCATCAGAACACCAAGAAGGTCACCCGGCTCTTCGATCGGGTCGCCCGTCATCGCCGGTTCCGCTTCTTCCTCAACGTCGAGGTGGGCAAGCACCTCAGCCACGCCGACCTGCTGGCCCATCACCACGCGGTGCTGTACGCCGTCGGTGCGCCCAACGACCGTCGGCTCGACATCGACGGCATGGGTCTGCCCGGCACCGGCACCGCCACCGAACTCGTGGCGTGGATCAACGGTCATCCCGAATTCGCTTCTCTGCCAGTTGATTTGAGCCACGAGCGGGTGGTGGTCATCGGCAATGGCAACGTGGCCCTCGACGTGGCCCGTGTGCTGACCGCCGATCCCGACGACTTGGCGCGCACCGACATCGCCGACCACGCACTGCAAGCATTGCGCTGCGCGGCGGTGCGCGAGGTGGTGATCGCCGCCCGTCGCGGGCCCGCGCAGTCGGCGTTCACCCTGCCCGAGCTCATCGGCCTCACGGGCAGCGCCGATGTGGTGCTCAGCGCCGACGACCACGACCTGGTGGCACGCGACCTCGCGTCGGTCTCCGACAAGCTGACCAAGACCAAGCTCGAGATCCTGAGCAAACTCGGTGAGGCGGCGGCACCCCCGCGTTCGGGCCGTCCCCGAATCAGGCTGGCCTATCGACTCACCCCGAAGCGGGTGCTGGGCGACCAGCGCGCCACCGGGGTGGAGTTCACGGTCACCGGCACCGACGCGTCGCGCCGGCTGGACGCGGGTTTGGTGCTGACGTCGATCGGCTACCGCGGCAAGCCGATTCGGGACCTTCCGTTCGACGAATCCGCCGACGCCGTGCCCAACCGGGACGGTCGCGTCGTCGATCCCGGCTCCGGCCGGGCGGTGCCCGGCACGTACGTCGCGGGCTGGATCAAACGCGGACCGACCGGCTTCATCGGCACCAACAAGTCTTGCTCGTTTCAAACGGTGCAGTCGCTGGTCGCCGACTTCAACGCCGGCAAGTTGACCGATCCCACCGCGAAACCCGAGGCCCTGGCCGCGCTGGTGCGCGCGCGCCAGCCCGACGTCGTGGACTCCGGGGGCTGGCGGGCCATCGACTCCGCCGAGGTCGAACGCGGCAGCACCGAGGGACGGCCCCGCAACAAGTTCACCGCCGTCGCCGACATGCTCGCGGCCGCGGCCGACGCGCCGCCGGTGCCGCTGCGCCGGAGGCTTCTCGACCGGCTGCTGGACCCCTCCGGGTAGCTACCCGGCTGCGCCGGACATCAACGCCTGTATCTCCTCGGGGCTGACCTCGCGGACCGGCTGTCCCATCGACCAGCGGTGGCCGAACGGGTCCTCGACCACGCCGTAACGATCTCCCCAGAACTGGTCGGCCAGCTCGGCCACCACCGTGGCGCCCGCGTCCAGCGCCCGCTGGAACTTGGCATCGACGTCGGTGACGGTCAGGTGGATCGTGACCGGGGTGCCGCCGAGCGATTTCGGCGTCATGGACGTGCCACCACACGTCTCCGGGAAGTCGTCGTTGAGCATCACCGTGGAGCCGTTGATGCGCACCGCGGCGTTGACCAGCCTGCCGTCCGGACCGGGCACCCGGCCCAGCTCGGTCGCGTCGAAAGCCTTGACGTAGAAGTCGATCGCGGCGGCGGCGTCGCCGACCACGAGGTGGGGTATCACTGCGGGTTCGATGTTGATCGCCATCACGGTCTCCTGAGCTGTCGGTCTGCCGCCGGCCCGGGAGAGGGCCGGCTCACGGATATCGACTCGGCCCGCGACGCAAACTCATCGCGGCCGAGTTGAGTAAACCGCCGGGCACCGACAACGAAAACCCGTCAGGCGTTGGTGAGGACCCTGTCCCAGCCCTCGACCGACTGGGGGCTGCGCGGACCGGGCCCCACGTAGATGGCCGACGGCCGGACCAGCTTGCCGAGCCGCTTCTGCTCGAGAATGTGGGCACACCAGCCCGCGGTGCGCCCGCAGGTGAACATCGCGGGCATCATGTTGGCCGGCACCCGGGCGAAATCGAGGATCACCGCCGCCCAGAACTCGACGTTGGTCTCGATGGCCCGGTCCGGGCGGCGCTCCCGCAACTCGGCCAGGGCGGCCTGCTCGAGGGCGACCGCGACCTCGTGGCGCGGTGCGCCCAGCCGCTCGGCGGTGGCGCGCAGCACCCGCGCCCGCGGGTCTTCGGCCCGGTAGACGCGGTGCCCGAAGCCCATCAACTTGTCGCCACGGTCCAGGATGTCCTTCACCAGGGCGCGGGCGTCGCCGGTGCGCTCGACCTCCTCGAGCATCGGCAGCACCCGTGCGGGCGCCCCGCCGTGCAACGGCCCGCTCATCGCGCCGATGGCGCCCGAGAGCGCGGCCGCGACGTCGGCGCCGGTCGAAGCGATGACCCGCGCGGTGAACGTCGAGGCGTTCATGCCGTGCTCGGCCGCCGACACCCAGTAGGCGTCGATGGCCTCGACATGCCTCGGGTCCGGCTCACCCTGCCAGCGGGTCATGAAACGGGCTGTCACGGTTGGGCATTCGTCGATGACTCGCTGCGGGACCGCCGGCTGGTAGATCCCACGCGCCGACTGCGCGACGTAGGACAGCGCCATCACCGACGCTCGGGCCAGCTGGTCGCGGGCGGTGGCCTCGTCGGTATCGAGCAGCGGCTTGTAGCCCCAGATAGGAGCCAGCATCGCCAGGCCCGCCTGCACGTCGACGCGCACGTCGCCGGTGTGAATGGGCAGCGGGAACGGTTCCGCGGGAGGTAACCCGTGGCCGAACTTGCCGTCGACCAGCAACGCCCACACGTCACCGAAAGTGACGTGCTGATCCACCAGATCCTGGATGTCGACGCCGCGGTACCGCAGAGCGCCACCGTCTTTGTCCGGCTCGGCGATCTCGGTGGTGAAAGCCACCACACCCTCGAGACCGGGGACGAAGTTTTCGGGGACCACAGTCATGGGGAAAATTCTCGCACCCCACCTTCGGGCCGACGCTACCGGCCGGTAGCTACCCCGGTAGCGTGGGAGCGATGGCAGGATCAGAAGCCGAACACCTGCAGAGAATGCGCGTCGAGTACGGATCCACCGAGAAAGACGGCAGCCCGGATCTCGACGTGAACTGGTTGGAAGATGGCTGGCTCGCGTTGTTGCGCAAGTGGATTGACGACGCCGAACGATCAGGGGTTGCCGAGCCCAACGCCATGGTGGTCGCCACCGTCGCGGACGGCCGCCCTGCGAGCCGGTCGGTGCTGTGCAAGAGCGTCGACGAGACCGGAATCACTTTTTTCACCAATTACGACTCGGCCAAGGGCCTCGAGCTGGCCGCGACGCCGTATGCCTCGGCGACTTTTCCCTGGTACCAGCTGGGCCGACAGGTTCATCTGCGCGGTCCGGTCAGCAGGGTCGCCCCCGAGGTGACCGAGGACTACTGGTCCAAGCGACCACGCGGTTCGCAATTGGGCGCGTGGGCGTCGCATCAGTCCCAGCCGATCGCCTCGCGCGCGGCGTTGCTCGACCAGCTGGCGGAGGTCACCGAGCGATTCGCCGGCGATGACCGGATCCCGGTGCCCCCGGCCTGGGGTGGATACCTGATCGCACCGGAGCTGATCGAATTCTGGCAGGGCCGAGAAAATCGGCTGCACAACCGGATTCGGGTGGTCGGTGCTCGCGTCGAGCGGCTGCAGCCCTGACGCGGCGCACTCCGGCGCGGCGCGGCACGGCCGGCCTGACGGCGGGCGCGTCCCGGCACGGCGCCGGCGCGCCTTTTGCTGGCGGACTGGGCGGACCGGAGGCTTCCTTCGCCGAACCCGACAGCCGCGCACCCGTGCGGGTCGTGGCGCTGACAGGCGGAGGTGACCCCGCGCAGGCGCCGCGTCGCGATAACGACTACCTTCAGCAGTAAGCACCGAGTCAGGGCAGCCATATCAGCCAGAGCGCAAAGGGGTTCTCGTGGCCGACACCGACGACACCGCAACTCTGAAGTATCCGGGGGGCGAGATCGATCTGGAGATCGTGCACGCCACCGAAGGAGCTGACGGCATCGCGCTCGGCCCGTTGCTGTCGAAGACCGGCTACACGACGTTCGACAACGGGTTCGTCAACACGTCGGCCTGCAAGAGCTCCATCACCTACATCGACGGCGACGCCGGGATCCTGCGCTACCGCGGCTACCCCATCGAGCAGCTCGCCGAGAAGTCGACCTTCATCGAGGTCAGCTACCTGCTGATCTACGGCGAACTGCCGAGCAAGGAGCAGCTGGCCGACTTCACCAAGCGAATCCAGCTGCACACGATGCTGCACGAGGATCTGAAGCGGTTCTTCGACGGCTTCCCGCGCAACGCACACCCCATGCCGGTGTTGTCCAGCGCGGTCAACGCGCTGTCCGCGTACTACCCCGACTCCCTGGATCCGACCGACGGCGAACAGGTCGAGCTGTCGGCGATCCGGTTGCTGGCCAAGCTGCCGACCATTGCCGCCTACGCCTACAAGAAGTCCGTCGGCCAGCCGTTCCTCTACCCGGACAACTCGCTGACCTTGGTGGAGAACTTCCTGCGGATGACGTTCGGGCTGCCCGCGGAGCCCTATGAGGCGGATCCCGAGATCGTTCGGGCGCTCGACATGTTGCTCATCCTGCACGCCGACCACGAGCAGAACTGTTCGACGTCGACGGTCCGGTTGGTGGGATCGTCGCAGGCCAACCTGTTCACCTCCATCTCCGGCGGCATCAACGCGTTGTGGGGGCCGCTGCACGGTGGCGCCAACCAGGCTGTCCTGGAGATGCTCGAGCAGATCCGCCAGAGCGACGACGACGTCAGCGAGTTCGTCCGCAAGGTCAAGAACCGCGAAGCCGGCGTCAAACTGATGGGCTTCGGCCACCGGGTCTACAAGAACTACGACCCGCGGGCGCGGATCGTCAAGGAGCAGGCCGACAAGATCCTGGCCAAGCTCGGCGGCGACGACGACCTGCTGGACATCGCCAAGCAGCTCGAAGAGGCCGCGCTGACCGACGACTACTTCATCGAGCGCAAGCTCTACCCCAACGTCGACTTCTACACCGGCCTGATCTACCGGGCGCTCGGGTTCCCGACCCGGATGTTCACCGTGCTGTTCGCGCTGGGCCGGCTGCCCGGCTGGATCGCGCACTGGCGGGAGATGCACGACGAGGGCGACAGCAAGATCGGCCGTCCCCGTCAGATCTACACGGGGTACACCGAGCGCGACTACGCGACGATCGACGCGCGCTAAGCGCCCGCGTTCGCCGGCACCGGGGGCGGCTAGTCCGAGGCGAGCACGGCCATCGCGGCGTTGTGCCCGCCGATGCCCGACACCGCGCCGCCGCGGCGGGCGCCCGAGCCACACAGCATGATCCGCTCGTGGGCTGTGGCCACTCCCCATCGCCGCGCCGGGGTGTCCATGGGCTCGCCGTCGTCGGCGAACGGCCAGGACAGCCCGCCGTGGAAGATGTTGCCGCCGCTCATGCGCAGCGTGCGCTCCAAGTCCAGCGTCGTCGTGGTCTCGATGCAGGGCCGACCCTGCGCGTCCGGCAGCAGGAGTTCTTGAATCGGTTCGGCCAGAACGGAATTCAGCGACGTCAGCACCGACTCGGTGAGCCGGTCACGCAGTGCGTCGGCGTCGGCGCCGTCGAACAGCGAGTGCGGGGTCTGCAGGCTGAACACCGTCATGGTGTGCGCGCCGCGGGCGCGCAGGTCGGCCGACAGGATGCCGGGATCGGTCAGCGAATGGCAGTAGGCCTCACACGGCAACGGATCCGGTAGCTCGCCTGCGCCGGCGCGCGTGTACGCGGCGTGCAGTTGGCTCCACGTCTCGTTGACATGAAACGTCCCGGCAAACGCCTGCTCGGGCGCGACGGCGTCGTCGCGCAGCCGGGGCAGCCGCCGCAGCGCCATGTTCACCTTGACCTGCGCGCCCTGAGCCAGGGTCGGCGGTGTTTCACCGAGCAGTGCGGCCAGGACCGCGGGTGTGACGCCCGCCAGCACGTAGCGCGCCCGCACGACGTGCTCCTGTTCACCGGTGCGGAAGAGCACCCGGCCGTCCGGGTCGATACGGTAAACGTCTGCGCCGGTGAGGATTTCGGCACCCCGGGCGGTGGCGGCCGCCGCCAGCGAGGTGGTCACCGCGCCCATGCCGCCGACGGGGACGTCCCAATCTCCACTGCCCCCGCCGAGCACGTGGTAGAGCAGGCAGACATTCTGTAGCAACGAGGGGTCGTCGAGGGAAGCGAAGGTGCCGATCAACGCGTCGGTCGCGATCACCCCGCGCACCACGTCGTTGCCCACCGCACCGGCGATGGCGCGGCCGATCGGCTCGTCGATCAGTGCCCGCCAGGCGGCCGGCGCGTCACGGTCGCCGCCCGCCAGGACGTGGCTGCGCGCCTGGTCGCGGGTGGGCAACGGCTCCAGCAGCGTCGGCCAGAGCCGTTGGGTCACCAGCCCGCAGCGCCGGTAGAACGCCGCGAAGCCACGGCGATCGCCGGCGGCGCCGATCGCCGCGAACGTGTCCGCGTGGGCGCCGTCCGCGGGAACCAGCAAGCCGCGCCGGCCGCCGGTCGCCGGTTCCGGCGTGTAGGACGAGAAGGGTCGCCGCGCCAACCGCACCGGGGCGCCCAGGTCCTCGACGATGCGCCGGGGCAGCAGGCTGACCAGGTAGGAGTACCGAGAGACCCGGATGTCCACACCGTCGAACGCGTGCGCCGAGACCGCTGCCCCGCCGACGTGGTCCAACCGTTCGAGCAGCCGCACCCGCAGACCCGCCCGGGCCAGATAGCCGGCGGCGACCAGGCCGTTGTGGCCCCCGCCGACGACGACGACGTCGACGTCGGCCGCCTGCTCGGTCAGCTCAGGTAGTCCTCGACCTGGCCGGCGGGACGCACCTGGGCCTCGCGCGGGTCGCCACCGGTCTCGCGCAGGGCACGGCGTTGCCGCAGCAGGTCCCAGCACTGGTCGAGTTCGACTTCCAGCCGGCGCAGGCGGTCATGCTCCTCGGATGTGCTGATGTCACCGTGCTGCAGCTGGCCCCGCAGGGCTTTTTCCTCGGCGACCAGTTCGCGGATGTGTGCCAGCGTGTCGCGCTCGATCGGATTTGTGCCATCGGCCATTGCTCCAGTGTGCCCGACTTCAAATCTTCGGCGGGCGCGACTCGGTAGGCTGCATATCGCCTGCATGACGCTCAACTGCGCGTGAGGCATCGGGTGGGGTAACGAGGAGGGGGATCGTGGCTTCAGGGGCGGGTCTGCGCCCAGCGGCCGAAAATGTGGACGCGCCGCGGGCTCAGGAGTTCTATCGGCGTTCGCTGGGCGTTCCCTGGCTGATCGCGCTGGGGGCCATTCCTTTGCTGATAGCGGTCATCGGCGCCGGCGGATTGGACCGACCGCGATCGGTCAGCGGGCCGGCCGGGCCGGTGCCGACCCTCGCGGCGCCCACCGCAGTCGCTGCGGCGAATACTTCATTATCGCCGTTCTCGATTATTCGCAGCGGCAACGACATCACCGTCAGCGGCGATTTGCCCGACGATTCCGCGAAAGCGGCTCTGATGAAATCGCTCACCGGATCGCTGCCGCCCGGCATCAACGTGACCGACCAAGTGCACATCAATCCCAATACCCATGCGCTCGATTTCTCGAAGTCGGCGCCCATTTTCGCCGACAGCGCGTCAATCTCCGATTTCACCCTCACGGTCAGCCAAGACGTCATCATTCTGACGGGCACCGCCACATCCCAAGATTGCAAGAGTGCGGTCGAAGGCGACGTCAAGCATGTCTGGTCGAACCTGAACGTGGTGGATAACCTAGTGGTCAACGCGTCGTCACCGCCTGCTTCCGCTGCTGCCGGGTCGTCGTGCACCGATCTGCAAACGGCAATCAATGTCGCGACAGGAGGACCAATCACCTTTGACAACGACGGGTTCAGCCTGACACCTGTCGATCAGCAGGTTTTGACGCGGGTGGCGGCCGAGCTGAAGGCGTGTCCGAGGGCTCACGCGGCGATCAACGGTTACACCGACAACTCCGCCGCCGACAAAGTCACCGTGGCATCGAGCAGCCAGCGGGCACAAAAGGTCGCCGACTTCCTTCTTGCCCTCGGCGTGGCGGGTGATCAACTGGCCGTCAACGGTCTGGGCTCGGTGCATCCGGTCGCCCCGAACGGCACGGCCGAGGGTCAGGCCAAGAATCGCCGAGTCGAAATCGTCGTGAGCTAAGGAGACTCCCAGCATGGATTTCGTGATCCAGTGGCTCTGGTATCTGCTTGCTTTCGTGGCGGGCTCGGCCGCCGCCGGGCTGGTCGGCGCCAAGCTCGCCGCCCGCACCGTTCACCGACGCGCGCGCGCCGACGTGACCGGATCTGCCCACGCGGGTGCCTGGCAATGATGCATGTCCACTGGTGGCTCGTCGGACTCGCCTTTTTGGCGGGTTTCGGGGTGACGCTTGTGCTGGTGCTCCGGCCCGTGAAGGGTCGGACGCAGACGATGGCGCGCGCCGAACCGCGCTGGCCGAGCGTCCCCATGGCCGGCGCGGAGGAGTTCTTCGCGACGAGCGGTTCCGCCGGCGACGAAGTTCCTGCGCCGAAGCCTCCGCCCGAGCCGGCCGCTGACGTTGCGGCGGAGTCGCAGTGGCCGGCGGCTCACGCTGCGGCGGAGCCCGAATGGCCCGAGGTCGCGCGCGTCGAATCCGAGTGCCCAGCCAGTGGTGTCGAGGTCAAGCCGGGGATCCTGGACCTTCTGCTGCCGGTCGAGCCGCGCGGGGCTCCCGCCGAGGTTGCGGCGGAATCGAACGATTCGACCACCCGGCTCCCGGTTGAGCCGGACGTCCCCGACCTTGCGCTGGTCGACGCCGAGCCCGACGCCACCGACGTCCCGGCAGAGCCGGCATCGCCGGCGCCCGAGGCTGTCGACGAGCCTGAGCATCCCGAGGTCGCTCCCGTCGAATCGGAGTCTCCGGCGGCCGAGGTCGCGGCCGAGACCAGCGTCCATGCGGCCTCGCGGGTCGAAGCGGAGTTCTTCGCGCGTCTTGCGCCTGACGGGGTGGGGAAGCCGTCGTTGCCGACCGCCAGGATCCCCGTCGAGCCGGTGCACCCGGCGAAGCTCGCGTTCGACTCGGGGTTCGCCGGCACCGGCGTCTCGTTGCAGGCCGATCTCGTGACGGCCGAGCATGAGCCTGAGGTCTCACCCGTTGAGGCGGAATCGTTCGGGCCGGACGTGCCGGTCGAGCCGGATTTGGCGGCGGTGTCGTCGGTGGAGGTGGATCCCCCGGCGCCCATCGTCTCGGAAGAACCGGAGCACCCGACGGGCGCAATCCCGATCGAGCCGGACCACGCGGAGGCGTCGCCGGTCGAGCCGGAGTGTCCGACGGCCCGAATCCCGGTTCAGCCCG
Proteins encoded in this region:
- the arfB gene encoding channel accessory protein ArfB, encoding MDFVIQWLWYLLAFVAGSAAAGLVGAKLAARTVHRRARADVTGSAHAGAWQ
- the arfC gene encoding channel accessory protein ArfC, sunset domain variant, whose product is MAGAEEFFATSGSAGDEVPAPKPPPEPAADVAAESQWPAAHAAAEPEWPEVARVESECPASGVEVKPGILDLLLPVEPRGAPAEVAAESNDSTTRLPVEPDVPDLALVDAEPDATDVPAEPASPAPEAVDEPEHPEVAPVESESPAAEVAAETSVHAASRVEAEFFARLAPDGVGKPSLPTARIPVEPVHPAKLAFDSGFAGTGVSLQADLVTAEHEPEVSPVEAESFGPDVPVEPDLAAVSSVEVDPPAPIVSEEPEHPTGAIPIEPDHAEASPVEPECPTARIPVQPDYPDFSRGESDSAAADASVEPELPTTKDPDDSEVATRETSRDDLAATEPPVVEAPPKSKVPFFKRLLAKKVPAEKEAPPTRAPARKRATGARRIPDEPPTKKMPAAKAAPARKAPNARTGAPKKPPPAKVWPAKKVPPAAPAASAAPAPSAKAPPAKKAAPAKQPPSRGMKLPYEPFGPGSARATSDGGGPAGWFVKGRSDTRLYYTPDDPTYELTIAQVWFKNEEAAARAHFTPWCKSSKNIRRR
- the arfA gene encoding channel-forming protein ArfA/OmpATb, whose translation is MASGAGLRPAAENVDAPRAQEFYRRSLGVPWLIALGAIPLLIAVIGAGGLDRPRSVSGPAGPVPTLAAPTAVAAANTSLSPFSIIRSGNDITVSGDLPDDSAKAALMKSLTGSLPPGINVTDQVHINPNTHALDFSKSAPIFADSASISDFTLTVSQDVIILTGTATSQDCKSAVEGDVKHVWSNLNVVDNLVVNASSPPASAAAGSSCTDLQTAINVATGGPITFDNDGFSLTPVDQQVLTRVAAELKACPRAHAAINGYTDNSAADKVTVASSSQRAQKVADFLLALGVAGDQLAVNGLGSVHPVAPNGTAEGQAKNRRVEIVVS